A single Lolium perenne isolate Kyuss_39 chromosome 6, Kyuss_2.0, whole genome shotgun sequence DNA region contains:
- the LOC139832349 gene encoding protein FAR-RED IMPAIRED RESPONSE 1-like has translation MGGKEPKTIITDQDKAMKKAIQTVLKSTTHRNCYYHIVTKMSQKESTFFAKNSGLSEMLMYIAKNAFTPDEFEMGWNKVIKDYNAGGEEHLSKLFRIRHRWVPAYFMDKFYPFSSSTGRSESTNNMWKCYSQHTDTITMFLEQYEVIQDKCLSALDKKKLTSTLKTAKLVTRHPFEKQALEQFTHEIFEKFQIEITNNTAFKVDGSLEPGRHLRLKRIVKFYNHMEFKRELFDVTFDDEKKNFMCSCKKMQRDGIHCCHVIKAMVHMEINDLPENFVIKRWRKDIDMELATLGNVADASCGDETLKFAGVMSHMAELCNKACPNDKA, from the coding sequence ATGGGTGGAAAAGAACCAAAGACAATAATAACAGACCAGGACAAAGCAATGAAGAAAGCAATACAAACAGTTCTAAAGTCTACAACCCACAGGAACTGCTACTACCACATCGTGACCAAGATGAGTCAGAaagagagcaccttctttgcaaAAAACTCAGGGCTGTCGGAAATGCTAATGTACATTGCGAAGAACGCATTCACACCAGATGAGTTCGAAATGGGATGGAATAAAGTGATAAAGGATTACAATGCTGGCGGAGAAGAACACCTAAGCAAGTTATTCAGGATAAGACACAGGTGGGTACCAGCGTACTTCATGGATAAATTTTACCCATTCTCATCAAGCACAGGAAGGAGCGAGAGCACAAATAACATGTGGAAATGCTATAGCCAGCACACAGACACAATAACAATGTTCCTTGAGCAATATGAGGTCATACAAGACAAGTGCTTATCTGCCCTGGACAAGAAGAAGCTCACATCAACACTGAAAACAGCAAAACTAGTAACAAGACATCCGTTTGAGAAGCAAGCTCTTGAACAATTCACGCATgaaatattcgagaagttccagaTCGAGATCACAAACAACACGGCATTCAAGGTAGATGGATCACTTGAACCTGGTCGCCACCTGCGGCTGAAAAGAATAGTGAAATTCTACAACCACATGGAATTCAAAAGGGAGTTGTTTGACGTCACATTTGACGATGAAAAAAAGAACTTCATGTGTTCCTGCAAAAAGATGCAGAGGGATGGTATACATTGCTGCCATGTAATAAAAGCAATGGTTCACATGGAGATCAATGATTTGCCAGAGAATTTTGTGATTAAAAGATGGAGAAAAGACATAGACATGGAACTCGCAACATTAGGAAATGTCGCAGATGCTTCTTGTGGAGATGAAACACTAAAGTTTGCCGGTGTGATGAGCCATATGGCAGAACTTTGCAACAAAGCGTGCCCAAATGACAAAGCATAA